The following is a genomic window from Neodiprion lecontei isolate iyNeoLeco1 chromosome 4, iyNeoLeco1.1, whole genome shotgun sequence.
GTTCCCGAGAATTTTCATCGATGGCGAGTACAAGGCCGAAGGTCACCTTAACGACTTCAAAGTTGGAGGAAAAGGTCAGTATTTTATTGGAATTATTATTGAAcacaaaatatttcagttcGATTTAGCTTCCAAATGTTATTCCAATTCGTAATTGTAATCTTTAGAAGTTTCGACCGAACCAAGCtcttattcaattaatttagcatattttttcttggattaaacaattgaaatatcaatttcactTGGATTTTGTCTAACAAACAAGAAGCAATCGAtctaattaaataaattttacggcAAATCGCTCAGTATCAAATCTGGATAATTTATCAATTGAATTAATGCGTTTCTCACATGTCTACATTATTGTGAACATGGAAATCCTGATTATTCCACAAATATTTCAGAGTTGTAACTGGTTTCTGTACTCGAGACTTTGCTTAAATTcggattattataatatcgaTACTTACTTTCACCAGTgagaattcttattttcaccTATCTGTATGATTTtgtattattactattattcgTTCActagttttttatttatttattgttaggCGTTTGCAGTCATGCGGGAATTTAAATTGAACTTTCTAATCGATTTGACTATTATAACATTGATTATTGTAACAATGCTTGaatcataaaatttaaaaGGTCAGAATTAATGGCAATATTTACGTAAAACTAGATCGGACCGTTAGGCGTTACTCTGACACGAAGGTAAACGAAAGCTTCGCTTCATTTTGAGTAAAAACGATGAGAACAGTGAATTTGAACATGAATATCAGACTTTTATAGCACTGTTGCCTTTCTTGAAAAACATtgcattcaaaatatttcataacgTCAGGTTTCTTCAACGTGAGCATGGAGGGAGTCAAAACCGTGTGGGACATCACCGGACGAATCGAAAACGACAGATGGGTTGTTGAGCACTTCATGGTTCTACCGGAAGTCGAGAAAATGAAGGTCTACTTCGACGATCTATTCAACGGCGACGAGAGTCTCAGTAAGTATTATACTTGTctataattgttaaaaaatgttttcacatCGTTCGCGCAACGTAAGACGACGCGATTCACGTAGAGAAAGTACGATTTGTCAAATAAATCAAACACCTAGATATCAAACGAGTCGGAAATTTGATCTTTGAGACAAGGTACCGTGGTTTGGAATACCAAGAGAACTGGCGAAGTAAAGTACAAAATTTCCTTAAATTGTTCAAGGtttttcaaacggttttttccattttcttaaATTTCGATTCGGAATTCAGCGAATAGTCTAATGTTCCCAACACGTACAATATATTAATATGAAGTACGAGGTACCTTGTGCTACAAAACGCAGCAGAACACGACGACTGTATTATAAACTCTCACAGTGCCTTGTTTATTGTAAACCCACGACCccgttttattaattttcagatAACATCGCTCGCAGTTTCATCAACGAGTACTGGCCCCTCTTCTACAGGGAATTGTTGCCCATTGCTAGCGCTCGGTGGGACAAGATGATGACAGATTTCGCCAACCTCGTGTTTTCCAAATTGTCGTACTCCAAGCTCTTCGCCTAATTCGTGGAATTAGAATTGGGAAAGGAGAGTGTGCGCGTTATTTTCGCCTAAGATCCTCTGATAGCTGAGTAATTGTTCGGTCATGGAGTTCGAGGCGTTAGATTCTGACAAAAAATCCGATGTTTGAGCCGCATTGAAACGCGAATTTCACGTTTCTAcacttattaatttttaccatgACGGATTAGTAGCTAAATTCCGTACAGGTAGTTAATATTCTGttccaaaaatttaattacataAGTACacgttttgttgaaaataagaaaataaaatcttgtaaaaattatacggCGGTGAGTTGTTACTTATATCCTTTCAATGctattaattttatgtaactacatcgcactgagaaaaatttcacctgcaacaaatttttattgaacgTTGTTGgaaatgtaattaaatttgGTAAAGGTAGCTATATTCAATGTAATCATAGTTGTcattactgaattttttcgttaatgTTCTGTTGGACCAGCATTCAATTATAGCAAGAGCTATAAGAACGAGTAACCACAATTAAAAAGACAGTCCGCGTTCGGTACTGTCATCTTGTACAACAAAAGTACAAACATTGATTCTCAAGCTAGTTTGGATACTTATGGTATACTTCTTTTTAGTTTTCAGTCAGTatttgtgatatttttgtttcaacctCGTAACGGTTTGTTGTAAAACAATCGTACgaaatatttgagattttcAAAAGATCTGTAATTTCATCCAAAATAATGTGACTTATCATATAAAACTATAACAAAGACGGTGAAGTTGAGTAAAAGTGTTAAAATATCACGGTGtagactgagagaaatttttagttcaggTTACGGCtcagttcttaactattttcattttttaccacgatcgaaaaatatagttctaggtacaaaatgattattagttttgtagcttttaccagaaagtctggtatctgttactattctttctcattacgatcactgttactatattttcttgtaactgttgtgaaaatttaatgcttgtgcaacaataaattgatgttagagccttatttgattaaaaaagtacagtaaaccgAACACATAAAATATACCATATTTTGAAGGCTCGGAACTCGCCTGTAACGATTTTCCGAAAACTCCAGAGATGCTGACAAACTTGAGTGATTACTCGTTGAACGATTATCAATAAGAGAAAACGTAAGTAATACGATGTTAATTTTCATTGGTATCACATTGCGACGTATGAGAACTATTAAACTAAACAAATTAGTGAAAAAGTGTACCAAATTTTAGTTAAATGATAAAATGCTACGATGAAAATGATATGAGATTTATATTGGTCAAAAACGGTATCGTCATTTAGGAGGTTGTGAcacggtaaaaaaatattgaagctGCAATTTTCTCAGTGTTTGCAACATGAAATGAAGAAGCCTTGCAACATCGCCTCGCTATTTTATCCAACTGCTTCTGTAACTTGCCGGTTACAATTGCCGTCTGGTAATTATATACCGCATTGTTACagcattgaataaataatcgagcttgggaaatggaaaataataattatacagacTTGCACGCGCGGTGTGCTACTATAATATgcaatataggtataaaaatcGCCGCTGGCAATAATTTAATTAcgtattcaatttattattatacgaaaaactattacaaaataaaataaacaactaTGCGTGTAGGTTCTACTGAATAGATttaactcaaaaaaaaaaagaaaataaaaaaaaagaactaacAATAATTGTAATACATCGAAGAACAATCAGATTTGGAATACCGATTATTAATACTTCGTTGTGAAATAACTATCACAAGAATCCTGTTGGTATAAGGTTAAGAAAGATGATGGCTGATCCGCGGATATTATACTCGAGGTGCCTAACTTTCATTGGGAATATTTCACTCGTGATACGGTGTATATAAGATATATGGAAGTGACGCGAATTAGAAAGTATACTTTAAAAGAAACTATCGCTCTCTCACGCGCATGCAAGACTCTTCTTGTCTGCGATCGAATGTAAGAAATGTTGGATAGATTCGGTGATTGTCTCGAGAAAAGAAAGGCTTTGGAATTCTACAATCATATACCTACTAATCGCATCCAGCCGATTGCCGAGTCCAAATCAGCTCTCTTTATCAATTTACGGACTGAGGAAGGATTCAACAGGCACGTGAAGAAGGAGCTGGTTAACGATCCGGGAGAATAGTATCACAAGTTCTTTTTTCAGCTGCGGTTCCATCGCCTTGAGTACCTCCTGACCGTTCTCTCGTAGAAAGAGGTTGATGGCTTCGGCTGAAACGCGGATATGAACAACCGAGTTAACGATATTCCGTGTCACTGAATCACATTGTTTTCCCACGATAAAACAGCTGTAAAAGTAACTGAGCTCGATGTTTTTTGGTTGGATCGTATTCTTGCCTCCATTTTCCGCGTGACATAACCTCGTTCACCGATAAGTGGGACgagcaaaaaatgaaacatgTGATAAAATGACAGGTATATCATATATCAGTCTATTTTATGGACTGATAAAAAATCGTTTATCCAGGATAAAGTGACGGATGAAATCTGAGTCAATAAAACATTCATAGAGTGAAAACGTCCAAGTTACAtgaacgaaatattttatggGGATAACCTAGAGAAGTTCTTTCCTATTTGCAAAGTTATTTTCagactttgaaaataataatacgttACCAGAGTTTTTGTCTTTGAAAAAGCtgaaaattaatgacaaaGGTTATGTTGTCAGGGCAAAAAAGATGCCGTTGGGGTGCAGAGATATTACCCAAGCCAAAAACATTGAGCTCTATCACTTATATCCCCGTATCTCATGGTAATACATCAAGGACGCGACTCACTCAGAATCCGATTGTTGTTGAAGATCTTGTCGACTTTCAGGTCGATTTCCTTAACGGCCAATTCGATCTCCAGCGTCTCGACGTGGAGGTACGTCCCACCCTCGTGATAGCTGGTGCTGACAGTGCCCTTGACGATGGCACGAACGTCGTCGAAACGACCGTGGAAAGTGCCGTTGCCACTTGCCGGGAGAATTATCAAAACTCCGGAGCTGTAATTAATTGCCGTATTTCTGTTGTGCAACGAACTCTCACTTGCGTTACAGGAAACAGCCGTTCGTGAGGTTGGTAACGGCGATCAACGCTCCCGTCGTTAATACTCGCACCGAGAAGTCACGTGTGGGGGCgaaattggcaaaaaattgCGAACGTTACgtcgatattgaaaaaaaatcgcagcAATTTTGGTTCGCGATAACTATAATCATAATTTATAGAGTCGATTAAGCGTCAACAATTTCACGCAATTTCGCGGTTATGACTATGCGAATGATTAAGAACGTACGATCGGTAAACCGGTGTGAGATACACTGTATTCTAAATTATACCTACTTTGAATTGACGATAAGATTTGCTTAGgccaaaaattgatattattgttgactcccttgaatttttttgttcaaacgaTGTGCgacaaattttattccaagTTTGGAATCTACGCGACTAGTTTCTTCACGCTGAATCGAGTTTTCATTCGTATGTTTCGTTTTTCCGTGTTCATGGATTTCAATTTTAGCATTGTTGTTGAAATTCACTATGAAATTTGCTCCCATTTCAAACAAAGTTGCGACCAGTTAAAGAATTTTTGTACCGAGGTATTAAGATATGAAGAAAATACGACacgttcgttttattttccgaattatattatttttatttcattttgttacgAGTGAAGTGAAACCGACGTTTTCAACTCGAGACAATGAAATTAGAGTtatattatagaaaattttttaac
Proteins encoded in this region:
- the LOC107227098 gene encoding uncharacterized protein LOC107227098, encoding MKRVAVILCAVFSVALAAEEVEIPKYMKICNRKSENVNDCLKTAIQDAIPKVSKGVPELNVPVLDPYYVALEEISYSNGMMQGKLLMKEVNAYGTSRAKILKVKSTFSEDRQRLEVDVLFPRIFIDGEYKAEGHLNDFKVGGKGFFNVSMEGVKTVWDITGRIENDRWVVEHFMVLPEVEKMKVYFDDLFNGDESLNNIARSFINEYWPLFYRELLPIASARWDKMMTDFANLVFSKLSYSKLFA